TCCTCCAGTACAGCGAAGTACCGGCCGGTATTCTCGAGGAAATGTTAGCTAAATCGAAGGGTAGGTAAATGACCAAGCAGAAGATAAGAATTAAACTGAGGGGATACGATCACAGGCTGGTCGACCAGTCCGCAGGGCAGATAGTTGAAACTGCAATAAAATCGGGCGCCGAGGTGATCGGTCCGGTGCCTCTACCGACGAGGATTGAGAAGTTTTGCGTGATCAGGTCAGGTTTTATTGATAAGGATTCCCGTGAGCAATTTGAGATGCGCACTCACAAGAGGCTGATCGACATAGTCGGCCCGACAACCAAGACCATCGATGCGCTTACCCAACTTCAGTTGCCTTCGGGCGTAGAAATCGATATTAGATTGTAGGATTAAGAGAAATGGCTGGCATACTCGGAAAAAAAATTGGAATGACGCAATTGTACAGGGAGAACCTGGAGATAGCTGTTACTGCCATAGAGGCCGGACCTTGCTGTGTCACGCAGGTCAAGACGGTTGAGAAGGACAAATATAACGCTGTGCAGATCGGCTTTGGAGAAGCGAAGAAGCTGGGCAAGGCGGAGAAGGGACATTTAAAGGAAAATGGGAATTACCGCTACCTGCGCGAGCTGCGCATGGATGATGTAAAAGATTACCAGGTCGGACAGAAAATCGATGCAGGGATGTTCAAGGCCGGTGATATAGTACAGGTCGAGGGCATTTCCAAGGGCAAGGGATTCGCCGGTGGAGTTAAAAGGTATCACTTCAAGGGCGGACCCAAGACGCATGGCCAGTCCGACAGGCACCGAGCCCCGGGTTCGGTCGGATCCACGACCACGCCGGGACGTGTATTCAAAGGCCTGCGCATGGCCGGGCATATGGGGGCCAGCAAGGTCACAGCGCGCAATCTGGTTGTGATCGAAGTCGACACCGCCAAAAATGTATTGCTGCTGAAG
The nucleotide sequence above comes from Dehalococcoidia bacterium. Encoded proteins:
- the rpsJ gene encoding 30S ribosomal protein S10, with protein sequence MTKQKIRIKLRGYDHRLVDQSAGQIVETAIKSGAEVIGPVPLPTRIEKFCVIRSGFIDKDSREQFEMRTHKRLIDIVGPTTKTIDALTQLQLPSGVEIDIRL
- the rplC gene encoding 50S ribosomal protein L3 translates to MAGILGKKIGMTQLYRENLEIAVTAIEAGPCCVTQVKTVEKDKYNAVQIGFGEAKKLGKAEKGHLKENGNYRYLRELRMDDVKDYQVGQKIDAGMFKAGDIVQVEGISKGKGFAGGVKRYHFKGGPKTHGQSDRHRAPGSVGSTTTPGRVFKGLRMAGHMGASKVTARNLVVIEVDTAKNVLLLKGAVPGARGGILLIEKAS